One part of the Arthrobacter sp. EM1 genome encodes these proteins:
- a CDS encoding HU family DNA-binding protein: protein MAKNRSELVAEVAGKAGTSQAAVNSVLDALFEVFETSVAAGEKITIPGWLAVERTDRAARTGRNPQTGETIQIAAGHSVKLTAGSKLKAAVSKKK from the coding sequence ATGGCTAAGAACCGTAGTGAACTTGTTGCAGAGGTAGCAGGCAAGGCCGGCACCAGCCAGGCAGCCGTCAACTCCGTGCTGGATGCATTGTTCGAGGTCTTCGAGACCTCTGTCGCCGCCGGCGAGAAGATCACCATCCCGGGCTGGCTTGCAGTTGAGCGCACCGACCGTGCCGCTCGCACCGGCCGCAACCCGCAGACGGGCGAGACCATCCAGATCGCCGCGGGCCACAGCGTCAAGCTGACCGCCGGCTCCAAGCTGAAGGCTGCGGTTTCCAAGAAGAAGTAG